A genome region from Streptomyces sp. NBC_01296 includes the following:
- the ftsE gene encoding cell division ATP-binding protein FtsE: MIRFDNVSKSYPKQNRPALRDVSLDIAKGEFVFLVGSSGSGKSTFLRLVLREERASHGQVHVLGKDLAKLSNWKVPQMRRQLGTVFQDFRLLPNKTVAENVAFAQEVIGKPRGEIRKAVPQVLELVGLGGKEDRMPGELSGGEQQRVAIARAFVNRPALLIADEPTGNLDPQTSVGIMKLLDRINRTGTTVIMATHDQQIVDQMRKRVIELEQGRLVRDQSRGVYGYQH, encoded by the coding sequence GTGATCCGATTCGACAACGTCTCCAAGTCCTACCCGAAGCAGAACCGTCCTGCACTCAGAGATGTCTCCCTGGACATCGCGAAGGGCGAGTTCGTCTTCCTGGTCGGCTCCTCCGGCTCCGGCAAGTCCACCTTCCTGCGGCTGGTGCTGCGCGAGGAACGGGCGAGCCACGGCCAGGTCCACGTGCTCGGCAAGGACCTCGCCAAGCTCTCCAACTGGAAGGTCCCGCAGATGCGGCGCCAGCTGGGGACCGTCTTCCAGGACTTCCGCCTCCTCCCCAACAAGACCGTGGCCGAGAACGTCGCCTTCGCCCAGGAGGTCATCGGCAAGCCGAGAGGCGAGATCCGCAAGGCCGTCCCGCAGGTCCTGGAGCTCGTGGGCCTCGGCGGCAAGGAGGACCGGATGCCCGGCGAGCTCTCCGGCGGTGAGCAGCAGCGCGTGGCCATCGCCCGCGCCTTCGTCAACCGGCCGGCCCTCCTGATCGCTGACGAGCCCACCGGCAACCTCGACCCGCAGACCTCGGTCGGCATCATGAAGCTGCTGGACCGGATCAACCGGACCGGCACCACCGTGATCATGGCCACGCACGACCAGCAGATCGTGGACCAGATGCGCAAGCGCGTCATCGAACTCGAACAGGGCCGACTCGTACGCGACCAGTCGCGCGGCGTCTACGGCTACCAGCACTGA
- the ftsX gene encoding permease-like cell division protein FtsX produces MRAQFVMSEIGVGLRRNLTMTFAVIISVALSLALFGGSLLMRDQVSQMKGYWYDKVNVSVYLCNKSDAEDNSESGGKACAKGAVTPEQKQQIEADLKKMDLVETVHYESSDEAFKHYKERFGHTALASVITPDQMPESFRVKLEQPEKYKVITTAFAGRDGVQSVEDQHQELDNLFTMLGYLNLAALGIMLIMLIVALLLIVNTVRVSAFSRRRETGIMRLVGASSFYIQVPFIMEAAFAGLIGGVFACVMLGAGQYFVIDHGASLRVKMELINFIGWDSVLTKLPLVLVIGVLMPSLAAFIALRKYLKV; encoded by the coding sequence ATGCGCGCCCAGTTCGTCATGTCGGAGATCGGCGTCGGTCTCCGTCGCAATCTCACCATGACCTTCGCGGTCATCATCTCCGTGGCCCTGTCGCTGGCCCTGTTCGGTGGCTCCCTGCTCATGCGCGACCAGGTGAGCCAGATGAAGGGCTACTGGTACGACAAGGTCAACGTCTCGGTCTACCTCTGCAACAAGAGTGACGCGGAGGACAACAGCGAGAGCGGGGGCAAGGCCTGCGCCAAGGGCGCGGTCACGCCCGAGCAGAAGCAGCAGATCGAGGCCGACCTGAAGAAGATGGACCTCGTCGAGACGGTCCACTACGAGTCCTCGGACGAGGCCTTCAAGCACTACAAGGAGCGCTTCGGGCACACCGCGCTCGCTTCGGTGATCACCCCGGACCAGATGCCCGAATCCTTCCGGGTGAAGCTGGAGCAGCCCGAGAAGTACAAGGTCATCACCACCGCCTTCGCGGGCCGCGACGGCGTGCAGTCGGTGGAGGACCAGCACCAGGAGCTCGACAACCTCTTCACGATGCTCGGCTACCTCAACCTGGCCGCCCTCGGCATCATGCTGATCATGCTGATCGTGGCCCTGCTGCTGATCGTCAACACCGTGCGTGTCTCCGCCTTCAGCCGAAGGCGGGAGACCGGGATCATGCGGCTCGTCGGCGCCTCCAGCTTCTACATCCAGGTGCCGTTCATCATGGAGGCCGCCTTCGCGGGCCTCATCGGCGGCGTGTTCGCCTGCGTCATGCTCGGCGCCGGCCAGTACTTCGTCATCGACCACGGCGCCTCGCTGCGCGTCAAGATGGAGCTGATCAACTTCATCGGCTGGGACTCCGTCCTGACCAAGCTGCCGTTGGTGCTGGTCATCGGGGTGCTGATGCCCTCGCTGGCCGCCTTCATCGCATTGCGCAAGTACCTGAAGGTGTGA
- a CDS encoding S41 family peptidase gives MLGLPSIAASCLRPRDLRRGAVLTFAFIAAVGAAAGTGCWDRADAVGAAGGGLTAAGTQTPAAAVSEAPREGGTADREAVARAAAEAVAEGKSGKKAAQEVVSRSGDRWGMVYDQGEYAAFTDDLDGRWTGVGLWTERRQDGRIDIDKVQPGSPAARAGLRAGDRLLSIDGNAVTGLRVCDVVALLRGEAGTPVVLHLTRDGVDRTETLRREQLHAEPVTVRELPGGITVIKVVSFTRGSGEQVRAAVRAAPAGAGFMLDLRGNPGGLVTEAVTAASAFLDGGLVATYDVRGAQRALYASPGGDTATPLVTLVDGGTMSAAELVTGALQDRGRAVAVGTRTFGKGSVQMPTPLPDGSVAELTVGTYRTPAGRSLDGSGITPDLAAGDGAEERARTVLGGLGVGP, from the coding sequence ATGCTGGGCTTGCCGAGTATTGCCGCCTCTTGTCTCCGGCCCCGCGACCTGCGTCGCGGGGCCGTTTTGACGTTCGCCTTCATCGCGGCCGTCGGCGCCGCGGCGGGCACCGGCTGCTGGGACCGCGCGGACGCCGTGGGGGCCGCCGGCGGCGGGTTAACGGCCGCCGGTACGCAGACCCCCGCGGCGGCCGTGTCCGAGGCGCCCCGGGAGGGCGGCACCGCGGACCGCGAGGCCGTGGCCCGCGCCGCCGCCGAGGCCGTCGCCGAGGGCAAGTCCGGCAAGAAGGCCGCCCAGGAGGTGGTCAGCCGCAGCGGCGACCGCTGGGGCATGGTCTACGACCAGGGCGAGTACGCCGCCTTCACCGACGACCTCGACGGCCGCTGGACCGGCGTCGGGCTCTGGACCGAGCGCCGCCAGGACGGCCGCATCGACATCGACAAGGTCCAGCCCGGCAGCCCCGCCGCCCGGGCCGGCCTGCGCGCCGGGGACCGGCTGCTGAGCATCGACGGCAACGCCGTCACCGGCCTGCGCGTCTGCGACGTGGTCGCCCTGCTGCGCGGCGAGGCCGGCACCCCCGTCGTCCTGCACCTCACCCGGGACGGCGTCGACCGCACCGAGACCCTGCGCCGCGAGCAGCTGCACGCCGAGCCCGTGACCGTACGAGAGCTCCCGGGCGGGATCACCGTCATCAAGGTCGTCTCCTTCACCCGCGGCTCGGGCGAACAGGTCCGGGCCGCCGTCCGCGCGGCCCCGGCCGGCGCCGGCTTCATGCTCGACCTGCGCGGCAACCCGGGCGGCCTGGTCACCGAGGCCGTGACCGCCGCCTCCGCCTTCCTGGACGGCGGGCTGGTGGCCACGTACGACGTACGGGGGGCCCAGCGCGCCCTGTACGCCAGCCCGGGCGGGGACACCGCGACACCCCTGGTGACGCTGGTCGACGGCGGCACCATGAGCGCGGCGGAGCTGGTGACCGGCGCCCTCCAGGACCGCGGCCGCGCGGTGGCGGTGGGCACGAGGACCTTCGGCAAGGGCTCGGTACAGATGCCGACGCCGCTCCCGGACGGCTCGGTGGCGGAGCTGACGGTGGGCACGTACCGCACGCCGGCGGGCCGCAGCCTCGACGGCAGCGGCATCACCCCGGACCTGGCGGCGGGCGACGGCGCCGAGGAACGGGCCCGCACGGTATTGGGTGGCCTCGGGGTGGGTCCGTAG
- the smpB gene encoding SsrA-binding protein SmpB: MAKETGRKLIAQNKKARHDYAIIDTYECGLVLTGTEVKSLRQGRASLVDGFVSVESGEAWLYNVHVPEYSQGTWTNHSARRKRKLLLHREEIDKLDSKTGETGNTIVPLSLYFKDGRAKVEIALAKGKKEYDKRQALREKQDTRETNRVISAVKRKERGQL, encoded by the coding sequence ATGGCTAAGGAAACAGGGCGCAAGCTGATCGCCCAGAACAAGAAGGCGCGGCACGACTACGCGATCATCGACACCTACGAGTGCGGCCTCGTGCTCACGGGTACCGAGGTCAAGTCCCTGCGCCAGGGCCGTGCCTCGCTGGTGGACGGCTTCGTGTCGGTGGAGAGCGGCGAGGCCTGGCTCTACAACGTGCACGTGCCGGAGTACAGCCAGGGCACCTGGACCAACCACAGCGCCCGCCGCAAGCGCAAGCTCCTCCTGCACCGCGAGGAGATCGACAAGCTGGACTCGAAGACCGGCGAGACGGGCAACACGATCGTGCCGCTCTCGCTGTACTTCAAGGACGGCCGGGCGAAGGTCGAGATCGCGCTGGCGAAGGGCAAGAAGGAGTACGACAAGCGCCAGGCCCTGCGCGAGAAGCAGGACACGCGCGAGACGAACCGGGTGATCTCGGCCGTGAAGCGCAAGGAGCGCGGTCAGCTGTAA
- a CDS encoding Txe/YoeB family addiction module toxin codes for MRSVHFDPAAWEDFLFRLSSDMKMARRITRLIGEIQRDPFTGIGKPEPLKGELSGYCSRRIDDEHRLVYRADDKEVKVLKARYHY; via the coding sequence GTGAGGAGTGTTCACTTCGACCCGGCCGCGTGGGAGGACTTCCTGTTCCGGCTGTCCTCCGACATGAAGATGGCCCGCCGGATCACCCGCCTGATCGGCGAGATCCAGCGCGACCCGTTCACCGGGATCGGCAAGCCCGAACCGCTGAAGGGCGAACTGTCCGGCTACTGTTCCCGCCGCATCGACGACGAACACCGCCTCGTGTACCGGGCGGACGACAAGGAAGTGAAGGTGCTCAAGGCCCGCTATCACTACTGA
- a CDS encoding type II toxin-antitoxin system Phd/YefM family antitoxin, which yields MSISASEARATLFPLIERVNTDHAPVRITSKNGDAVLMSADDYDSWQETVYLLRSPANAQRLMEAVARDREGAASVAKSMDELRQLAGGEE from the coding sequence GTGTCCATAAGCGCCAGTGAAGCCAGGGCGACCCTGTTCCCGCTGATCGAACGGGTCAACACCGACCACGCCCCGGTGCGCATCACCTCCAAGAACGGCGACGCCGTCCTGATGTCCGCCGACGACTACGACTCCTGGCAGGAGACCGTCTACCTGCTGCGCTCCCCGGCCAACGCCCAACGGCTGATGGAAGCCGTGGCGCGCGACCGCGAGGGCGCGGCGTCGGTCGCCAAGAGCATGGACGAGCTGAGGCAGTTGGCCGGAGGGGAGGAGTGA
- a CDS encoding MFS transporter — protein sequence MPQTTSAPLMTVTGSTLVIAPAPRRREARAPGPYGRLFALPGTRAFTAGNLIARLPMGMFGISAVMMIAGQRGSYALAGAVTATGLAATALVAPWTARLVDRYGQARIAVPATVIAVLGSVALILCVRTQAPAWTLFACYAATATTPNIGGMSRARWTHLLRESPAAHHTAMSFEQAADELCYMCGPVVAAFLCSAVFPEAGTLTAAALLLIGMLLFTSQRATEPPVSAPGQGTSPLRAVRPLLVLFVPLGLLFGSMEVTSIAHLDARGLGAATGLVLALQAAGSCAAGLLYGAFRPRSLRTCLIALTAALTLPWAAAATGSLPLLAAALLLAGMATAPTMVTAMSRIHAVTPEGRLNEGMTLAVTAILAGIALGSAAAGTLIDHLGPTTPYALPAAAALLALIVSQTVRLSGTSQVP from the coding sequence ATGCCGCAGACCACCTCCGCCCCGCTGATGACCGTGACCGGTTCCACCCTCGTGATCGCCCCCGCCCCGCGTCGGCGGGAGGCCCGCGCGCCGGGCCCGTACGGGCGCCTGTTCGCCCTCCCCGGCACCCGCGCCTTCACCGCCGGGAACCTCATCGCCCGCCTCCCCATGGGCATGTTCGGCATCAGCGCGGTCATGATGATCGCCGGCCAGCGCGGCTCGTACGCCCTCGCCGGCGCGGTCACCGCCACCGGGCTGGCCGCCACCGCGCTGGTCGCGCCGTGGACGGCCCGCCTGGTCGACCGGTACGGCCAGGCGAGGATCGCCGTCCCGGCGACGGTGATCGCGGTGCTCGGCTCGGTGGCGCTGATCCTCTGCGTCCGTACGCAGGCCCCCGCATGGACCCTCTTCGCCTGCTACGCCGCCACCGCGACCACCCCCAACATCGGCGGCATGTCCCGGGCCCGCTGGACCCACCTGCTGCGCGAGTCCCCCGCCGCGCACCACACGGCGATGTCGTTCGAGCAGGCCGCCGACGAGCTCTGCTACATGTGCGGCCCGGTGGTGGCGGCGTTCCTCTGCTCGGCCGTCTTCCCGGAGGCGGGCACCCTCACCGCGGCCGCCCTCCTGCTCATCGGCATGCTGCTGTTCACGTCCCAACGGGCCACGGAGCCGCCGGTGTCGGCGCCCGGCCAGGGCACCTCACCGCTGCGCGCGGTCCGCCCCCTCCTCGTGCTCTTCGTTCCGCTGGGCCTGCTCTTCGGCTCGATGGAGGTCACGTCGATCGCCCACCTCGACGCCCGCGGCCTGGGCGCCGCCACCGGCCTGGTCCTGGCCCTCCAGGCGGCGGGCTCCTGCGCGGCCGGCCTGCTCTACGGCGCCTTCCGCCCGCGCAGCCTGCGCACCTGCCTGATCGCCCTGACCGCGGCCCTGACCCTCCCCTGGGCGGCGGCGGCCACGGGCTCCCTCCCCCTCCTGGCCGCCGCCCTGCTCCTGGCGGGCATGGCCACGGCCCCGACGATGGTCACGGCGATGTCCCGCATCCACGCGGTCACCCCGGAGGGCCGCCTCAACGAGGGCATGACCCTGGCGGTCACGGCGATCCTGGCGGGCATAGCCCTGGGCTCGGCCGCGGCCGGCACCCTGATCGACCACCTGGGCCCCACGACCCCCTACGCCCTCCCGGCGGCGGCGGCCCTCCTGGCGCTCATCGTCAGCCAGACGGTACGACTTTCCGGTACGAGTCAGGTACCGTGA
- a CDS encoding LysR family transcriptional regulator: MNPRDVEPRLLRGFVAVAEELHFTRAAARLYVAQQALSRDVRRLEAALGAGLFVRTTRAVELTDDGERLLPLARRVLAAHEALAAAFACAGPRPLLVDLNTDGPSTARAVLERARELAPDCELMARFESGLTHAAAEVAAGRLDVSFGYAHGLDPALRARLAHRPVRYEPLAVLLPDGHPLGTRAEVPLDALAGETVYAGAGNPRTLEWTGLARELFAGRGIALAPPAPVAIGKEEFRRVMAKTRNPVLVTVDFLDLPGCVKRPLVEPLPLSPLSMVWRKGFSHPGLDALHQAAAGIAAERGWLDVPPASWRPAALTGAPGGG, encoded by the coding sequence GTGAATCCCCGTGATGTGGAACCCCGGCTGCTGCGCGGGTTCGTCGCCGTGGCCGAGGAGCTGCACTTCACCCGCGCCGCTGCCCGCCTCTACGTCGCCCAGCAGGCGCTCAGCCGGGACGTACGGCGGCTCGAAGCGGCCCTGGGCGCAGGGCTGTTCGTACGGACGACCCGCGCCGTCGAGCTCACCGACGACGGGGAGCGGCTGCTGCCGCTGGCCCGGCGCGTGCTGGCCGCGCACGAGGCGCTCGCCGCCGCCTTCGCCTGCGCGGGCCCCAGGCCGCTGCTCGTGGATCTGAACACCGACGGGCCGAGCACCGCCCGTGCGGTGCTCGAGCGGGCCCGGGAGCTCGCCCCGGACTGCGAGCTGATGGCCCGCTTCGAGAGCGGGCTCACCCACGCCGCCGCCGAGGTCGCCGCCGGGCGCCTCGACGTGTCCTTCGGGTACGCGCACGGGCTGGACCCGGCGCTGCGGGCCCGCCTCGCGCACCGGCCCGTACGGTACGAGCCGCTCGCGGTGCTGCTGCCCGACGGGCACCCGCTGGGCACGCGGGCCGAGGTACCGCTCGATGCGCTGGCCGGCGAGACCGTGTACGCGGGGGCCGGCAACCCGCGGACCCTGGAGTGGACCGGGCTCGCCCGCGAACTGTTCGCCGGGCGCGGCATCGCCCTGGCGCCGCCCGCACCCGTGGCGATCGGGAAGGAGGAGTTCCGCCGGGTCATGGCCAAGACCCGCAATCCGGTCCTGGTCACCGTGGACTTCCTCGATCTGCCAGGGTGCGTGAAACGGCCGCTGGTCGAGCCGCTGCCGCTCTCCCCGCTGTCGATGGTCTGGCGCAAGGGCTTCAGCCACCCCGGGCTCGACGCGCTGCACCAGGCCGCGGCCGGGATCGCCGCCGAGCGCGGCTGGCTGGACGTGCCCCCGGCGAGCTGGCGCCCCGCCGCGCTCACAGGCGCTCCCGGCGGCGGGTGA
- a CDS encoding nitrate/nitrite transporter: protein MNGTTAPRKGGRWIERWEPEDETFWKESGERIARRNLLYSVLSEHIGFSIWSLWSVMVLFMGPAYGIDPAGKFFLIATATFVGGLVRVPYTFAVARFGGRNWTVVSALLLLAPTVAALVVMEPGTSYGTFLAVAALTGVGGGNFASSMTNINAFFPLRKKGWALGLNAGGGNIGVPVVQLVALLVIAAAGAGHPRLLLAVYLPLIVAAAALALLRMDNLVHVRGDGGAVREAARDAHTWIMAFLYIGTFGSFIGYSFAFGLVLQTQFGRTPLQAASLTFIGPLLGSLIRPVGGALADRFGGARITLATFVAMAAATGVVVYASGQKSLSVFLVGFVALFVLSGLGNGSTYKMIPGIFQAKGLAQGLDAEAAAAYGRRLSGASMGLIGAVGALGGLGINLVFREAFSTSGSGTAAFVTFLGFYAACCAVTWAVYLRRPAPTALPAAGAEAKPQLTSV from the coding sequence ATGAACGGTACGACCGCACCGCGCAAGGGGGGCCGCTGGATCGAGCGGTGGGAACCCGAGGACGAGACGTTCTGGAAGGAGTCCGGGGAGCGCATCGCCCGCCGGAACCTGCTCTACTCCGTGCTCTCCGAGCACATCGGGTTCTCCATCTGGTCCCTGTGGTCGGTGATGGTCCTGTTCATGGGCCCCGCGTACGGGATCGACCCGGCCGGGAAGTTCTTCCTCATCGCGACCGCGACCTTCGTGGGCGGCCTCGTACGGGTGCCGTACACCTTCGCCGTCGCCCGGTTCGGCGGCCGGAACTGGACGGTCGTCAGCGCCCTGCTGCTGCTCGCGCCGACGGTGGCCGCACTGGTCGTCATGGAGCCCGGGACCTCGTACGGGACCTTCCTGGCGGTGGCCGCGCTGACGGGTGTGGGCGGCGGGAACTTCGCCTCCTCGATGACCAACATCAACGCCTTCTTCCCGCTGCGCAAGAAGGGCTGGGCGCTCGGCCTGAACGCGGGCGGCGGCAACATCGGCGTGCCCGTGGTGCAGCTCGTCGCCCTGCTGGTCATCGCCGCCGCCGGGGCCGGACACCCGAGGCTGCTGCTGGCGGTCTACCTGCCGCTGATCGTGGCCGCGGCCGCGCTGGCCCTGCTGCGCATGGACAACCTGGTGCACGTACGGGGCGACGGGGGCGCCGTCCGCGAGGCGGCCCGGGACGCCCACACCTGGATCATGGCCTTCCTCTACATCGGCACCTTCGGGTCCTTCATCGGCTACAGCTTCGCCTTCGGGCTCGTGCTCCAGACGCAGTTCGGCCGCACCCCGCTGCAGGCCGCCTCGCTCACCTTCATCGGGCCGCTGCTCGGCTCGCTGATCCGGCCTGTCGGCGGGGCCCTCGCGGACCGGTTCGGCGGGGCGCGGATCACCCTCGCGACCTTCGTGGCGATGGCCGCCGCGACCGGGGTCGTCGTCTACGCCTCCGGTCAGAAGTCGCTGTCCGTCTTCCTCGTCGGATTCGTGGCCCTGTTCGTGCTGAGCGGGCTGGGGAACGGCTCCACGTACAAGATGATCCCCGGCATCTTCCAGGCCAAGGGGCTGGCGCAGGGTTTGGACGCCGAAGCCGCGGCCGCGTACGGGCGCCGGCTGTCCGGGGCCTCCATGGGGCTCATCGGAGCGGTGGGCGCACTCGGCGGACTCGGCATCAACCTGGTGTTCCGGGAGGCGTTCTCGACCTCCGGCTCCGGGACGGCCGCCTTCGTCACGTTCCTCGGCTTCTACGCGGCCTGCTGCGCGGTGACGTGGGCGGTATACCTTCGCCGGCCCGCCCCCACGGCGCTCCCGGCGGCCGGGGCGGAGGCGAAGCCGCAGCTCACCTCGGTGTAA
- a CDS encoding uroporphyrinogen-III synthase: MDDTHTGIAPTAGPLAGFTVGVTAARRADELIALLRRRGATVLHAPALRIVPLADDSELLAATKELIDCAPDTVVATTAIGFRGWIEAADGWGIGEELLARLRAAELLARGPKVKGAVRAAGLVETWSPESESLAEVLDRMLTAGVAGRRIALQLHGEPLPGFVEALRAGGADVVVVPVYRWMAPEDLGPLDRLLDAVACGGVDAVSFTSAPAAASLLSRAQQRGIAEAVLAGLRGDVLSACVGPVTALPLQARGVDTVQPERFRLGPLVQLLCQELPGRARVLPVAGHRLEIRGHGVLVDAELRPVPPAGMALLRALARRPGWVVARPELLRVLPGAGRDEHAVETAMARLRGALGAANLIQTVVKRGYRLALDAGECATGSAG; this comes from the coding sequence ATGGACGACACGCACACCGGCATCGCCCCGACGGCGGGCCCGCTGGCGGGATTCACCGTGGGAGTCACCGCAGCCCGGCGGGCGGACGAGCTCATCGCCCTGCTGCGCCGGCGGGGCGCCACCGTCCTGCACGCCCCGGCCCTGCGGATCGTGCCGCTGGCCGACGACAGCGAACTGCTCGCCGCCACGAAGGAACTGATCGACTGCGCACCGGACACGGTGGTCGCCACCACCGCGATCGGATTCCGCGGGTGGATCGAGGCCGCCGACGGGTGGGGCATCGGCGAGGAGCTGCTCGCGCGGCTGCGGGCCGCCGAACTGCTGGCGCGCGGACCGAAGGTGAAGGGCGCCGTCCGGGCCGCCGGGCTGGTGGAGACCTGGTCCCCGGAGTCGGAGTCCCTCGCCGAGGTGCTCGACCGGATGCTCACCGCCGGGGTCGCCGGGCGGCGCATCGCGCTCCAGCTGCACGGGGAACCGCTGCCCGGGTTCGTCGAGGCGCTGCGGGCCGGCGGGGCCGACGTGGTCGTGGTCCCGGTGTACCGGTGGATGGCCCCGGAGGACCTCGGACCGCTGGACCGGCTGCTCGACGCGGTGGCCTGCGGCGGGGTCGACGCGGTGAGCTTCACCTCGGCTCCGGCGGCCGCCTCGCTGCTGTCCCGGGCGCAGCAGCGGGGGATTGCGGAGGCGGTGCTCGCGGGGCTGCGGGGCGACGTGCTCTCGGCGTGCGTGGGGCCGGTGACGGCGCTGCCGCTGCAGGCGCGCGGGGTGGACACCGTGCAGCCGGAGCGGTTCCGGCTGGGCCCGCTCGTGCAACTGCTGTGCCAGGAGCTGCCGGGGCGGGCCCGGGTGCTGCCGGTGGCCGGGCACCGGTTGGAGATCCGGGGGCACGGGGTGCTCGTGGACGCGGAGCTGAGGCCGGTGCCGCCGGCGGGGATGGCCCTGCTGCGGGCGCTGGCGCGCCGGCCGGGGTGGGTGGTGGCGCGGCCGGAGCTGCTGCGGGTGCTGCCGGGGGCGGGGCGGGACGAGCATGCCGTGGAGACGGCGATGGCGCGGTTGCGGGGGGCGCTGGGCGCGGCGAACCTCATCCAGACGGTGGTGAAGAGGGGATACCGGCTGGCCCTGGACGCGGGGGAGTGCGCCACCGGCTCCGCCGGTTGA
- a CDS encoding GNAT family N-acetyltransferase yields the protein MIIDGVEMRGVEVGDAGGLADVLTRNRAYMAPFEPWRSEVFFTKEGQIARVEALLAERDGGRVAPYVLVEADTGAPIGTINLGSISLGPFRSGGVGYWVDRAWTGKGLATAALEEVCRIAREELGLHRVEAGTLVDNVASQRVLAKAGFEQYGLAPRYLHIDGAWRDHRLFQRLLHDDPPL from the coding sequence ATGATCATTGACGGGGTGGAGATGCGGGGCGTCGAGGTCGGGGATGCCGGGGGGCTGGCCGACGTGCTGACGCGGAACCGGGCGTACATGGCGCCCTTCGAGCCGTGGCGGTCCGAGGTGTTCTTCACCAAAGAGGGCCAGATCGCCCGTGTCGAGGCGCTGCTCGCCGAGCGCGACGGCGGGCGCGTCGCGCCGTACGTGCTCGTCGAGGCCGACACAGGCGCGCCCATCGGGACGATCAACCTCGGCAGCATCTCCCTCGGGCCCTTCCGCAGCGGCGGCGTCGGCTACTGGGTCGACCGGGCCTGGACCGGCAAGGGGCTGGCCACCGCCGCCCTGGAGGAGGTCTGCCGGATCGCCCGCGAAGAGCTCGGGCTGCACCGCGTCGAGGCCGGGACCCTGGTCGACAACGTGGCCTCGCAGCGCGTCCTGGCCAAGGCCGGGTTCGAGCAGTACGGGCTCGCGCCCCGCTACCTGCACATCGACGGCGCCTGGCGCGACCACCGCCTCTTCCAGCGCCTCCTGCACGACGACCCGCCCCTCTAG
- a CDS encoding CGNR zinc finger domain-containing protein — MWFDSGRVCLDLVATFAAPAGAEEIQDGDELRLWLAGAGLVPDRTPIARVGPDWVEAFRALRCDLGSLVRAELAGAGPDEGALARVNALAAGPPPGLCAVQDQEGHLVRELCGGVECGALLAAVARDAVELLTDPGERALLRSCEGDGCTRVYLDTSRGHRRRWCSSELCGNRERVARHRRRVLAARPG; from the coding sequence ATGTGGTTCGACTCCGGGCGGGTCTGCCTGGACCTGGTGGCCACCTTCGCCGCCCCCGCGGGCGCCGAGGAGATCCAGGACGGCGACGAGCTGCGGCTGTGGCTCGCCGGAGCCGGGCTCGTGCCCGACCGGACGCCGATCGCGCGGGTGGGCCCCGACTGGGTGGAGGCCTTCCGGGCGCTGCGCTGCGACCTGGGGAGCCTCGTGCGGGCCGAGCTCGCCGGGGCCGGTCCCGACGAGGGCGCGCTGGCCCGGGTCAACGCGCTGGCGGCCGGTCCACCCCCGGGACTGTGTGCCGTACAGGACCAAGAGGGTCACCTCGTACGGGAGTTGTGCGGCGGGGTGGAGTGCGGTGCGCTGCTCGCCGCCGTCGCCCGGGACGCGGTGGAACTGCTCACCGACCCCGGCGAGCGGGCCCTGCTGCGGTCCTGCGAAGGGGACGGCTGCACCCGCGTCTACCTGGACACTTCGCGCGGGCACCGGCGGCGCTGGTGCTCCAGCGAGCTGTGCGGCAACCGCGAGCGGGTCGCCCGGCACCGCCGCAGGGTCCTCGCGGCCCGCCCCGGGTAG